A window from Agrobacterium tumefaciens encodes these proteins:
- a CDS encoding NAD-dependent succinate-semialdehyde dehydrogenase: MKAIASVALKSLNRPDLLEHRAFLDGLWIERPETLSVIDPANGEPLQDVSACSVDDIDTAVEAAGGAFMTWRDMLPAERGDILRAWGRLMRDNARDLATIISAEQGKPLAESLGEISYAAAFLDWFAGEGERSYGETIPSHLKGGNLSVRMQPIGVTAAITPWNFPSAMIARKAGAALAAGCTMIVKPAPETPLSALALAKLAQEAGMPAGVLQVLPGEAAPLARRLLEHTQVRAFSFTGSTEVGRLLLTQSAATIKKASLELGGHAPFIVFADADLSQTVKGCLAAKFATSGQDCLAANRIYVQRALYDRFIERFADATSRLTVGHGLQSGIDIGPMTRPSVAEKCRQQIAQALSAGARLVFGGQDSPLGGNFVTPTVLADVNDDMLIAREETFGPVAAILPFDDEVEVIRRANATEMGLAAYVYTNDLGRAMRLTDQLEYGMVAVNTPKFTGAPIPFGGWKQSGLGREGSRHGLMEYLEPKYVCFGNLAA; the protein is encoded by the coding sequence ATGAAAGCTATCGCCAGCGTTGCGCTTAAAAGCCTGAATCGACCAGACCTGCTTGAGCATCGCGCGTTTCTGGATGGGCTTTGGATAGAGCGCCCGGAAACGCTGAGCGTTATCGATCCAGCAAATGGCGAGCCTCTGCAGGATGTTTCTGCCTGCAGCGTCGATGACATTGACACGGCAGTGGAAGCGGCTGGCGGGGCGTTTATGACATGGCGGGACATGCTGCCCGCCGAACGCGGCGATATCCTGCGGGCATGGGGCCGGCTGATGCGTGACAATGCCCGCGACCTCGCCACCATCATCAGCGCGGAACAGGGCAAACCGCTGGCGGAATCGCTCGGCGAAATTTCTTACGCTGCCGCCTTTCTCGACTGGTTTGCAGGTGAAGGCGAGAGATCCTACGGCGAAACAATTCCAAGCCATCTTAAAGGCGGAAATCTTTCCGTGCGGATGCAGCCGATCGGCGTCACGGCAGCCATCACACCCTGGAATTTCCCCTCCGCCATGATCGCCCGCAAGGCCGGCGCGGCCCTTGCTGCCGGTTGCACGATGATCGTCAAACCAGCACCGGAAACACCGCTTTCAGCACTGGCCCTGGCAAAACTGGCGCAGGAGGCAGGCATGCCCGCCGGCGTGTTACAGGTTCTGCCGGGTGAAGCCGCGCCTCTTGCGCGCCGCCTGCTGGAGCACACGCAGGTGCGGGCATTTTCCTTCACCGGTTCGACGGAAGTGGGACGGCTACTCCTCACGCAATCGGCGGCGACCATCAAAAAAGCCTCGCTGGAACTTGGCGGCCACGCGCCCTTCATCGTCTTCGCGGATGCGGACCTGTCCCAGACCGTGAAGGGCTGCCTCGCCGCCAAATTCGCCACATCGGGGCAGGACTGCCTTGCGGCAAACCGCATCTATGTTCAACGAGCGCTTTATGATCGCTTCATTGAGCGATTTGCCGATGCGACCTCTCGGCTGACAGTCGGTCACGGCCTTCAGTCGGGTATCGATATCGGCCCCATGACGCGGCCATCCGTCGCCGAAAAGTGCCGCCAGCAGATTGCCCAGGCGCTGTCGGCCGGTGCGCGGCTCGTCTTCGGCGGACAGGACAGTCCGCTCGGCGGCAACTTCGTCACACCGACCGTACTCGCCGATGTGAACGACGACATGCTGATCGCCCGCGAGGAAACCTTCGGCCCGGTGGCCGCCATCTTGCCCTTCGATGACGAGGTGGAGGTGATCCGCCGCGCCAATGCAACGGAGATGGGACTGGCGGCCTATGTCTACACCAATGATCTCGGCCGGGCGATGCGCCTGACCGACCAGCTCGAATACGGCATGGTGGCCGTCAACACGCCCAAATTCACCGGCGCGCCTATTCCATTCGGGGGCTGGAAACAATCGGGCCTTGGCCGCGAAGGCTCGCGTCACGGTCTCATGGAATATCTCGAACCCAAATATGTCTGCTTCGGCAATCTGGCTGCCTGA
- a CDS encoding aspartate aminotransferase family protein — protein MTIDIKKIAEMDRNAVLHPFTQLKDFASGKLGEPTIVETGKGIRIQDAHGKQLIDGFAGLYCVNVGYGRTEVAEAISRQAYRLAYYHSYAAHTTDELAILSDRLVKMAPGKMSKVFYGMSGSDANETQAKLVWYYNNLRGKPQKKKIISRERGYHGCSVVSGSMTGMSFYHDHMDLPRAGILHAGVPHHYWGAEAGETELEFSKRRAKELEALILREGPDTIGAFIAEPVLGTGGITPPPEGYWPAIQDVLKKYDVLLIADEVITGFGRTGSMFGSQHYGMEPDLITVAKGLTSAYFPLSGAIVGEKVYKVMEDGADRVGAFSHGYTYSGHPIGAAAANAVLDIVEKEDLPGNARSVGSYFQEQLKAKFAQLPIVGEVRGVGLMGAIEFVADREKKTRFAPHLTVGARVSKAARNGGLIARAMPHGDILGFAPPLVTTREEVDEIIAIAEAAVRSVMDDLVQAGEKI, from the coding sequence ATGACTATCGACATCAAGAAAATCGCGGAAATGGATCGAAACGCCGTTCTGCATCCCTTCACGCAGCTCAAGGATTTCGCCAGCGGCAAACTCGGTGAACCCACCATCGTTGAAACCGGCAAGGGCATCCGCATTCAGGACGCCCACGGCAAGCAGTTGATCGATGGTTTTGCCGGTCTTTATTGCGTCAATGTCGGTTATGGCCGCACTGAGGTGGCGGAGGCGATTTCGCGTCAGGCCTACCGGCTTGCTTATTACCATTCCTACGCCGCCCACACGACGGACGAACTGGCCATCCTTTCCGATCGCCTGGTGAAGATGGCGCCCGGCAAGATGAGCAAGGTCTTTTACGGCATGTCGGGGTCCGACGCCAACGAGACCCAGGCCAAGCTGGTCTGGTACTACAACAACCTGCGCGGCAAGCCGCAGAAGAAGAAAATCATCTCCCGCGAACGGGGATATCACGGCTGCAGCGTGGTTTCCGGCTCCATGACCGGCATGAGTTTTTATCACGATCATATGGACCTGCCGCGCGCGGGCATCCTCCATGCTGGCGTTCCGCATCACTATTGGGGTGCGGAAGCCGGCGAAACGGAACTCGAATTTTCAAAGCGGCGCGCCAAAGAGCTGGAAGCACTCATTCTACGTGAAGGACCGGACACGATCGGCGCCTTCATTGCCGAACCGGTGCTAGGAACGGGCGGCATCACACCGCCGCCGGAAGGTTATTGGCCGGCTATCCAGGATGTTCTCAAAAAATACGACGTCCTGCTGATCGCCGATGAAGTGATCACCGGCTTCGGCCGCACCGGCTCCATGTTCGGCTCGCAACACTATGGAATGGAGCCTGATCTGATCACCGTTGCGAAGGGGCTGACCTCGGCCTATTTCCCGCTTTCCGGCGCAATCGTCGGAGAGAAGGTGTACAAGGTGATGGAGGACGGGGCGGATCGTGTCGGCGCATTCTCGCACGGCTACACCTATTCCGGCCACCCGATCGGAGCGGCGGCCGCAAACGCCGTGCTCGACATCGTGGAAAAGGAGGACCTGCCGGGCAATGCTCGATCCGTCGGCAGCTATTTCCAGGAGCAGCTGAAGGCGAAGTTCGCGCAGCTTCCGATCGTGGGAGAGGTGCGTGGCGTCGGCCTGATGGGTGCAATCGAATTCGTCGCTGATCGGGAAAAGAAGACCCGCTTTGCCCCTCATCTCACGGTAGGCGCTCGCGTTTCCAAAGCGGCGCGCAACGGCGGTCTCATTGCACGCGCCATGCCGCATGGCGATATTCTCGGCTTTGCGCCGCCGCTTGTTACGACCCGGG